In Rhodococcus qingshengii JCM 15477, the sequence AACTCGGTTCTCTGGGACGGGCACCGGGCCGGACGCGAACGTGAAGTATTCATCGTTCAGCAACTGGCGAACCTCGCCGCGCTTCCGCCCTCGGGATTTCACGTGGCGTTTTTCCCGATCAAGCTTGCGCGAGCCAGCGCTGCCCCGGCTCGTGTGGTCGCGTTCGGCTGAGCAAAATTCCTGCCTCACCTAACGAACAATTCAGTGAAAGGTATTGACTCACAGTGAAACTTGCGACCGTCGAATACGAAAAGACTCAGCAGACGGCTCTGGTGACGGGCAGCGGCGAGCAACTGTTGTTACTCGAGCGAGCTCATCATGATGTGACGGGAAAACCGGCTCCAGAACTGGAAACCATGCAAACCATCATCGAAGGTGGTCCGGCGGCACGGGAGACCCTGGATCGGCTCGCAGACGAGCCGCCGGCAAGTGCAATCGTCGACGCAGGTGATGTGCGCTGGATGTCGCCGCTTCCTCAGCCGGTCCAGATCCGAGACTTCGGCTGCTTCATGGATCACTTCCGCAACGCTCGCGCCCGAATTCAAGGGGTCGCACTCGAGGACGTCGAACTGCCGAAGATCCAGTTGGAGCGCCCGCTGTATTACATAGCGAACCGATTGGCGGTGACCGGACACAAATCTGACGTCGTGTGGCCCGAGTACTCGAGCCTGCGCGATTACGAACTCGAATTCGCCTGTGTGCTGGGGCGCGGTGGAACCGACATCTCACGCGCGGATGCCCCTGCGCATATCTTCGGTTACACCATCTTCAACGATTTCAGCGCCCGCGATACTCAGCTCGAGGAGATCTCCACCGGACTCGGTCTCAGTAAGAGCAAGGACTTTTCGAACGCGAATGTCCTCGGGCCCTGGATCGTGACGGCCGACGAAGTCGGTGACCCCTACCAACTCGAGATGACCGCGAGAATCAACGGAGACGAGGTGAGCCGAGGAACCAGCGCCGACATGGACCATCGTTTCGAGGACGTGATTTCGTTCGCTTCGACTTCCACGCGGCTGTACCCGGGTGAAGTCTTCTGTTCCGGCACCGTGCCGAGTGGATGCGGCTTGGAGCACGGGCGGTTCCTGGAACCGGGAGACGTAGTCGAACTCGAGGTCACCGGCCTCGGTGTATTGAGGAATCGAGTGGTGGCGTGAGCGGCGAAGTCATGGTTCTCGGTGTCGGCGCGACTCTCTTCGGGCGGCACGCGGATACCGCGGCCTCGGAATTGGCGGGGCGTGCGGCGATCGATGCCGTCGAAGACGCGGGCCTGACCCGCGGTGACGTCGGTGCGGTCTTCTACGCGACAGTCAGCCAGAAGGCGATCGACCGGCAGCACATGATCCCAGGCCAGATTTCCTTGAGGCCATACGGTTTCGGGGGAGTCCCGGTCGTCAATGTCGAAAATGCCTGCGCCGGCGGCGCGACTGCACTCTGGCTGGCGATCGCCCACGTTCGCGCCGGTCTGTCCGAGGTCGCGTTGGCGGTCGGGGTGGACAAGCTGGTGTGCTCGGATCCGGCTCGAAGTCTGGAGGTGTTCGACGGTGCACTCGACGTTGCGCATCGCGACGAGACGCTCGCGGGCCTTGCTTCGCTGTCCGCTCCGCTGCCGGATGCACTCGGATCGCAGGGTGAGCGGTCGGTGTTCATGGAGATCTACGCTTCTCTTGCCCGGGCGCACATGGAGAGATTCGGAACCACCGAGTTCGAGCTCGCGTCCGTAGCAGCCAAAAATCATGCGCATTCCGTGCACAATCCGCGGTCGCACTTTCGCAAACCCTTCAGCGTCGAAGAGGTGCTTGCCGCAAGGCGAGTCGCGTGGCCTCTGACAGTTCCGATGTGCTCGCCCGTCAGTGACGGTGCAGCGGCGGTCATTGTGACCAGTGCGGACTTTGCTCGAAGGCACGATTCCTCTCGGCGGGCGGCGCAGGTACTCGGTTGCAGCTTGGTGTCAGGCACGGATCGGACCGCAGATGACGTGGAGAGTCACATCGGTCGCCGTGCAGCAATGGGCGCATACGAGGAAGCCGGAGTCGGGCCAGGCGATGTGGATGTGGCAGAGGTCCACGACGCCACGGCCTTCGGTGAAGTGCAGCAGGTCGAGAATCTGGGGTTCTGCCCGATCGGTGAGGGCGGCGCGTGGTCGGCGTCCGGTGCGAGTTCGTTGGGAGGCGTGCGTCCGGTCAATCCGTCAGGTGGGCTCGAGTCCCGTGGTCATCCGGTCTCGGCAACGGGACTGGCGCAGGTCTTCGAACTTGTCACGCAGTTGCGTGGACAAGCAGGGCGGCGACAAGTTCCGGGTGCTCGAATCGCGGTCGCAGAGAACGGCGGAGGTCTCTACGGCATCGAGGAAGCCGTCGCCGCGGTCACGATCTTGGGAGGGCCACGATGAACGCGGACATCATGAACGATGAACCGATGGCGCCAGGCTTGCACGTGCAAGCGGGATATGCGGATCTGATTCTGTCGGCGCTGCGACGCCGACCAGACCACATCGCGTTTCGATTCACGGATCGGAACGGTGATCGGGCCGAGCTGACATATCGGCAGACTGCGGAACAGATCGAGCGGATTGCAGGTGTCCTCAGTAGCTTCGCTCTGCCGGACGGAGCCGGCGTCGCCCTGCTTGCGGGGCCGTGTCCTGAAGCATTCACGGTCATGGCCGCGGCGTGTCTGGCGGGCGTGCGCTACACGGCACTCCATCCGCTCGCGACCGAAGAGAACGACAGGATGGTGCTGAAAGACAGTGGTACCGATCTCCTGTTGGTTGCCGACGGACAGTTCCAGGTGCGCGCCGAAGCGGCACAGACTCGAGTGATGTCACTGTCAGCCCTCGAATCAGCGTGTGAATTGGGTACGGCGGGAATAGGTTCAGGCTTAGGCGGTCAGGGTCGAGCTTTGTATCTCTTCTACACCGGTGGAACCACCGGTGAGCCGAAAGGCGTCATGCTCAGGGACCGATCCTTGGTCGCCAATGCCTGGGCCTGCACCACGTGGGAGTGGCCGGCTGAAACCACCATGCTGCTCACTACGCCGATGTCTCATGCTGCCGGTCTGCTCGTCGCACCCGGTCTGCTGCGAGGTGCAAGCTTCGAGTTGCACAGGTCGTTCGACCCGGACAGAGTTGTCGACGCCATCGAAAATGGCGGAGTCACAGCTACATTCGTGGTTCCCACGATGCTCTATGCCTTACTCGACCATCCACGCCTGTCGGATGCGAATCTGTCTGGGCTGAACTGGATGCTTTACGGTGCTGCACCCATCGACCCCACCAGGCTCGAGCAGGCAGGGGCGGTGTTCGGGCCGATCCTGAGCCAGCATTACGGTCAGGCCGAAGCCCCGAATGCGTTGACGGTACTCGATACACGTGAGCACACGGACGATCCCGCAGTTTTGGGGAGTTGTGGGCGCGCGATGCCAGGTGTCGAAGTGGTGTTGCTTGACGAGCAGGGAAACGAGACGGCGACGGGCGTACCCGGCGAGCTTTGTGTGCGAGGTCCGCTCGTGATGGACGGCTATTGGAACAAACCTGAACAAACCGCTGCAGCGCTCGCGAATGGGTGGTTGCACACCGGCGACGTTGCTCGAATCGACGAAAGTGGGCTCATCTCGATCGTCGACCGCATCAAAGACACGATCATCAGTGGTGGATTCAACGTCTACCCGCGCGAAGTCGAGGACTCACTCGGACATCATCCCGCGGTGGCAGCATGTGCGGTATTCGGTGTCCCCGATTCTCAATGGGGAGAAGCTGTTACCGCCGCAGTCGTACTGAAGACGGGATGGTCGGTCACACCCGATCAACTCATCGCGCACGTGAGATCGCACAAGGGTCCGATCTGGGCGCCCAAGGAGATTTCGATTCTGGAAGCGCTGCCGCTCACTGCTTTGGGGAAGATCGACAAGAAGGCACTCCGTGGCGCGTCACCGACCTAGTGACGCGACAACTGCCCGTGCGAGGGCGTCGGCAGATCCAGGGGCGAATGGCAGAAAGAGTTCGGGCTCGATCAGTTCCACTTCCATGAGCAGTGGTTGATCCACCGGGCCCACGACGTCCACACGTGCATAAAGCAATTCGCCGGGGCCGCATGGGGTCGCGGCCAGTGCTGCGTCGGCCACCGCGAGTTCGGCGGCGGACGGTTGGTGGAGGTGGTTGGTTCCGCCGTGAAATTCCTGCACGCGGAAGTCGTTGGCGGCCGGGATCTTCCGGACAGCGTGCGAGTAGCGTCCGCCGATGTGGATGATCGAGCGCTCACCGTCGACGACGTCCGAGACGAATGGCTGGACCAACGCGTCGTTGCCACTCTCGAGGATCGAGCTGAGGTGAGCGTGGGCCTGCGCGGACCCCGAGGCAAACTTTCCCACTCCGACAGCGCCGGCGGACACTGCAGGCTTGACGATGACGTCGGCACCCTCGAACGAAGGGAGGGTGAGTGTTTCGCTCTGTCCGGCAGCGATCACAGCGGTGGGGACGATAGGTACGCCGGCCGCGGCAAGTTCGGTGAGGTATCCCTTGTGTGCGTTCCACTTCACGATCGAGAGTGGATTGGCGATCGGAGCGGTCAGCTGATCGAGAACGGCGAGAAATTCGTCGAGGCGCTGGGTGTAGTCCCAGGTCGACCGGATCAGAACCAGGTCGGCGTCGATATCGAGGAGGGACGGGCTCGACCACGGCGCCATCGTCGACGCGATGCCGTAGGAGGTGAGAGCATCCATGACGAGTTTGCTTTCGACATCCGCCTCGCGGGCGGCGCCGTCACAGGTGAGCAGGAGAACCGTGGTCATGCCACGATGCTTTCACGGCTGGCGCCTTCTAAGACTAGCGAGGTGGCCCCTCGTCGAGGACCAGCGAACCGGTCCCGGGTTGCCCGATTGCGTCCACCCACGTCACCGCGACGGTGTCGCCGGGGCGGCGCGAGCTCATCGCCGCGTTGAGATCAGCGGACGACGCGATCCGGCTGCCACCGAACTCGGTGATGACCGCACCTTTGGTCAGCCCCACCCGCTCGGCCGGCGAATCGAAGCTCACGGCAACAACTTCGGCGCCGGCCGGCATGTCCGCGTGATCCTTCACCGCGACACCGAGTACGGGTGTCGGTCCCACACGCACGGTCTCGGAGGAGCGGCCACCGAGTACCTGCTCGACGATCGGTAGTGCGGTGTCGATCGGTATCGCGTAGGACTGAGGCGCCGGTGAGGTTTCGGTGCGGTCGGTGACGGCGTTGCCTGCGCTGCTGACGCCGATCAGCTCGCCAACGGCGTTGACCAGGGGACCACCGGAATCGCCAGGCCGGATGTCCGCGTCCACCTCGATGAGGC encodes:
- a CDS encoding fumarylacetoacetate hydrolase family protein, with protein sequence MKLATVEYEKTQQTALVTGSGEQLLLLERAHHDVTGKPAPELETMQTIIEGGPAARETLDRLADEPPASAIVDAGDVRWMSPLPQPVQIRDFGCFMDHFRNARARIQGVALEDVELPKIQLERPLYYIANRLAVTGHKSDVVWPEYSSLRDYELEFACVLGRGGTDISRADAPAHIFGYTIFNDFSARDTQLEEISTGLGLSKSKDFSNANVLGPWIVTADEVGDPYQLEMTARINGDEVSRGTSADMDHRFEDVISFASTSTRLYPGEVFCSGTVPSGCGLEHGRFLEPGDVVELEVTGLGVLRNRVVA
- a CDS encoding thiolase family protein, translated to MSGEVMVLGVGATLFGRHADTAASELAGRAAIDAVEDAGLTRGDVGAVFYATVSQKAIDRQHMIPGQISLRPYGFGGVPVVNVENACAGGATALWLAIAHVRAGLSEVALAVGVDKLVCSDPARSLEVFDGALDVAHRDETLAGLASLSAPLPDALGSQGERSVFMEIYASLARAHMERFGTTEFELASVAAKNHAHSVHNPRSHFRKPFSVEEVLAARRVAWPLTVPMCSPVSDGAAAVIVTSADFARRHDSSRRAAQVLGCSLVSGTDRTADDVESHIGRRAAMGAYEEAGVGPGDVDVAEVHDATAFGEVQQVENLGFCPIGEGGAWSASGASSLGGVRPVNPSGGLESRGHPVSATGLAQVFELVTQLRGQAGRRQVPGARIAVAENGGGLYGIEEAVAAVTILGGPR
- a CDS encoding AMP-binding protein, with translation MNADIMNDEPMAPGLHVQAGYADLILSALRRRPDHIAFRFTDRNGDRAELTYRQTAEQIERIAGVLSSFALPDGAGVALLAGPCPEAFTVMAAACLAGVRYTALHPLATEENDRMVLKDSGTDLLLVADGQFQVRAEAAQTRVMSLSALESACELGTAGIGSGLGGQGRALYLFYTGGTTGEPKGVMLRDRSLVANAWACTTWEWPAETTMLLTTPMSHAAGLLVAPGLLRGASFELHRSFDPDRVVDAIENGGVTATFVVPTMLYALLDHPRLSDANLSGLNWMLYGAAPIDPTRLEQAGAVFGPILSQHYGQAEAPNALTVLDTREHTDDPAVLGSCGRAMPGVEVVLLDEQGNETATGVPGELCVRGPLVMDGYWNKPEQTAAALANGWLHTGDVARIDESGLISIVDRIKDTIISGGFNVYPREVEDSLGHHPAVAACAVFGVPDSQWGEAVTAAVVLKTGWSVTPDQLIAHVRSHKGPIWAPKEISILEALPLTALGKIDKKALRGASPT
- a CDS encoding ATP-grasp domain-containing protein, coding for MTTVLLLTCDGAAREADVESKLVMDALTSYGIASTMAPWSSPSLLDIDADLVLIRSTWDYTQRLDEFLAVLDQLTAPIANPLSIVKWNAHKGYLTELAAAGVPIVPTAVIAAGQSETLTLPSFEGADVIVKPAVSAGAVGVGKFASGSAQAHAHLSSILESGNDALVQPFVSDVVDGERSIIHIGGRYSHAVRKIPAANDFRVQEFHGGTNHLHQPSAAELAVADAALAATPCGPGELLYARVDVVGPVDQPLLMEVELIEPELFLPFAPGSADALARAVVASLGR